A portion of the Corticium candelabrum chromosome 5, ooCorCand1.1, whole genome shotgun sequence genome contains these proteins:
- the LOC134179653 gene encoding sacsin-like gives MSDSGSDGEAGESFGQEVPPLVHLLKDILERYPEGGQILKELIQNADDAGATEVKFLLDARENVYGTERLVKKSLRKYQGPALYAQNNAVFQREDWDGIQKPYRSVKKDDPMKVGKFGIGFNSIYHITG, from the exons ATGGAGAGGCAGGAGAAAGTTTTGGTCAGGAGGTGCCGCCGCTGGTCCATCTGCTGAAAGATATATTGGAACGCTATCCCGAAGGAGGACAGATTTTGAAG GAGTTGATACAGAATGCAGACGATGCCGGAGCCACTGAAGTGAAATTTTTGCTTGATGCAAGGGAGAATGTTTACGGTACGGAACGTCTGGTGAAGAAATCACTGAGGAAATATCAAGGTCCTGCTCTATACGCTCAGAACAACGCTGTGTTTCAACGTGAGGACTGGGATGGCATTCAGAAACCATATCGCAGTGTGAAGAAAGATGATCCCATGAAAGTTGGCAAGTTTGGAATTGGATTCAATTCAATCTATCACATAACAGGTTAG